The following proteins come from a genomic window of Phacochoerus africanus isolate WHEZ1 chromosome 9, ROS_Pafr_v1, whole genome shotgun sequence:
- the AP3B2 gene encoding AP-3 complex subunit beta-2 isoform X2, translated as MHLRNCSAQMCVCLDPESESESDSKSSSESGSGGSSSESDNEDQDEDEEKGRSSESDQSEEEGKKRQMKKRKKVPEGQEGGSSSDEGSDSSSSSSESEMTSETEEEQVEPASWRKKTPSSSKSAPAAKEISLLDLEDFTPPSIQPVSPPAVVSTSLAADLEGLTLTDSPLAPSLLSPVSGVGRQELLHRVAGEGLAVDYTFSRQPFSGDPHMVSVHIHFSNSSDTPIKGLHVGTPKLPAGISIQEFPEIESLAPGESATAIMGINFCDSTQAANFQLCTQTRQFYVSIQPPVGELMAPVFMSENEFKKEQGKLTGMNEITEKLTLPDTCRSDHIVVQKVTATANLGRVPCGTSDEYRFAGRTLTSGSLVLLTLDARPTGAAQLTVNSEKMVIGTMLVKDVVQALTQ; from the exons ATGCACCTAAGGAACTGCTCAGCCCAGATGTGTGTGTGCTTGG ACCCAGAGTCTGAGAGTGAATCGGACAGTAAGAGCAGCAGTGAGAGCGGCTCTGGGGGGTCCAGCAGTGAGTCCGACAATGAAGACCaggatgaggatgaggagaaagggaggagcaGTGAGAG TGACCAGAGTGAGGAGGAAGGTAAGAAGAGGcagatgaagaagaggaagaaggtgcCAGAGGGACAAGAAGGCGGCTCGTCCTCAGATGAGGGCAGCGACTCCAGCAGCAGCTCGTCGGAGTCTGAGATGACATCGGAGACTGAGGAGGAGCAGGTGGAACCTGCctcctggaggaaaaaaaca CCTTCCAGTAGCAAAAGTGCACCTGCAGCCAAGGAGATCTCCCTGCTTGATCTAGAGGACT TCACCCCTCCCAGTATCCAGCCTGTGTCTCCCCCTGCGGTTGTGTCCACCAGTCTGGCCGCTGACCTGGAGGGCCTGACACTCACAGACTCACCCCTGGCACCCTCT CTGCTGAGTCCAGTGTCGGGTGTCGGGAGGCAGGAGCTGCTGCACCGGGTGGCTGGCGAGGGGCTGGCTGTGGACTACACCTTCAGCCGCCAGCCTTTCTCTGGGGACCCCCACATGGTGTCAGTGCACATCCACTTCTCCAACAGCTCTGATACCCCCATCAAAGGCCTGCACGTGGGCACCCCCAAACTGCCTGCTGGCATAAGCATCCAGGAATTTCCTGAAATTG AGTCCCTGGCACCTGGAGAGTCTGCCACTGCTATCATGGGCATCAACTTCTGTGACTCAACCCAGGCGGCCAACTTCCAGCTGTG CACCCAAACCCGACAGTTCTATGTCTCCATTCAGCCACCTGTTGGGGAGCTGATGGCCCCCGTATTCATGAGTGAGAACGAGTTCAAGAAGGAACAGG GAAAGCTGACAGGCATGAATGAGATCACAGAGAAGCTCACATTGCCCGACACCTGTCGGAGTGACCACATCGTGGTGCAGAAAGTGACAGCCACTGCCAATCTGGGTCGTGTCCCTTGTGGGACATCTGATGAGTACAG GTTTGCAGGGAGGACACTGACTAGTGGGAGCCTGGTCCTGCTGACCCTGGATGCTCGGCCCACTGGAGCTGCCCAGCTAACAGTCAACAGTGAGAAGATGGTGATCGGTACCATGCTGGTGAAAGATGTGGTACAGGCTCTGACCCAGTGA